From one Triticum aestivum cultivar Chinese Spring chromosome 4B, IWGSC CS RefSeq v2.1, whole genome shotgun sequence genomic stretch:
- the LOC123092316 gene encoding adenylosuccinate lyase isoform X1, whose translation MSAPPSLKSPATAAFLASPRLTVAPRAAVLGATAQPPRRLSCSAAVGAGARDLEVMSAPLDWAARSVGELEQATDLDTFCMMALSPLDGRYFRFIKDLMPFFSEFGLIRYRVLVEVKWLLKLSQIPEVKEVPPFSEEAQLFLDAIIQDFSINDAKEVKQIEKITNHDVKAVEYYLKQKCSSNPEVAKVLEFFHFGCTSEDINNLSHALALKEGVNTIMFPVMIDVCSAICSLATENAHVPLLSKTHGQPASPTTLGKEMANFAARLSDIGKSFSEVKILGKFAGAVGNYNADVVAYPEIDWPKMTEEFVRSLGLEFNPYVTQIEPHDYISKLFNLFVQFNIVLTDFDRDMWSYISAGYFKQIPKAGEVGSSTMPHKINPINFENSEGNLSVSNGLLCNLSMKLPISRLQRDLTDSTVLRNLGVGLGHSLLAYKATMQGIKKLEVNKVRLDEDLEQTWEVLAEPIQTVMRRYGIPEPYEKLKEMTRGQAVTKDSIRQFIEGLDLPEDARSSLLKLTPHSYTGEAENLAANIWNVVDLKSGFKIK comes from the exons ATGTCGGCGCCGCCCTCTCTCAAGTCCCCGGCCACCGCCGCCTTCCTCGCCTCCCCACGCTTGACCGTCGCCCCGAGAGCCGCCGTGCTCGGCGCCACCGCGCAGCCGCCGCGGCGCCTAAGCTGCTCTGCAGCCGTTGGAGCCGGAGCCAGGGATCTCGAGGTG ATGAGTGCTCCCCTGGACTGGGCGGCGAGGTCGGTGGGGGAGCTGGAGCAAGCGACAGACCTGGACACTTTCTGTATGATGGCGCTATCACCTCTGGACGGCCGGTACTTCAGGTTTATTAAGGACTTGATGCCCTTCTTCAGTGAGTTCGGCCTCATCAGATACCGCGTCTTAGTCGAG GTCAAATGGTTGCTGAAGCTTTCTCAAATTCCTGAGGTCAAGGAGGTGCCACCGTTTAGCGAGGAGGCGCAGCTATTTCTGGATGCAATCATCCAAGATTTTAGCATCAATGATGCTAAAGAAGTGAAACAAATTGAGAAAATAACTAACCATGACGTGAAGGCTGTCGAGTACTATCTGAAGCAGAAATGCAGCTCAAATCCAGAGGTTGCAAAG GTTTTGGAATTCTTCCATTTTGgatgcacttctgaagatatcaacAACTTGTCACATGCATTAGCTCTAAAAGAGGGGGTAAACACAATTATGTTCCCTGTGATGATCGATGTATGCAGTGCAATATGTTCCTTGGCAACGGAAAATGCACACGTCCCTTTGCTGTCTAAAACTCACGGACAG CCGGCATCACCAACAACTCTGGGAAAAGAGATGGCAAATTTTGCAGCCAGATTATCTGATATCGGGAAGAGTTTTTCTGAGGTTAAGATACTAGGGAAATTTGCTGGCGCTGTTGGAAATTACAATGCTGATGTAGTTGCATATCCGGAAATTGACTGGCCTAAGATGACAGAAGAGTTTGTCAGGTCCTTAGGTTTGGAGTTCAATCCTTACGTTACTCAG ATTGAACCTCATGACTATATCTCAAAGCTCTTCAATTTATTTGTCCAGTTTAACATTGTCTTGACTGATTTTGATAGAGACATGTGGTCTTACATATCAGCAGGCTACTTCAAGCAG ATACCAAAGGCTGGTGAAGTTGGATCCTCCACCATGCCTCACAAAATCAATCCCATCAACTTTGAAAATAGTGAAGGCAATCTTAGCGTGTCGAATGGCCTTTTATGTAATTTAAGTATGAAGCTACCAATATCAAGGTTGCAG CGTGATCTCACAGATTCAACTGTTTTGAGAAACTTGGGTGTTGGATTAGGGCATTCACTCTTGGCTTACAAAGCAACAATGCAGGGAATCAAGAAGCTAGAG GTGAACAAAGTCCGTTTAGATGAAGACTTGGAGCAAACATGGGAAGTCCTTGCAGAGCCAATACAGACT GTGATGCGAAGGTATGGGATCCCCGAACCCTATGAGAAACTGAAGGAAATGACCAGAGGCCAGGCTGTGACCAAAGACAGCATACGCCAATTCATTGAAGGTCTTGACCTGCCGGAGGATGCGAGGTCAAGTCTTTTGAAGTTAACACCACACTCTTACACTGGAGAGGCGGAGAATCTGGCTGCAAATATTTGGAATGTGGTTGACCTGAAATCTGGATTTAAGATCAAGTGA
- the LOC123092316 gene encoding adenylosuccinate lyase isoform X2 produces MSAPPSLKSPATAAFLASPRLTVAPRAAVLGATAQPPRRLSCSAAVGAGARDLEMSAPLDWAARSVGELEQATDLDTFCMMALSPLDGRYFRFIKDLMPFFSEFGLIRYRVLVEVKWLLKLSQIPEVKEVPPFSEEAQLFLDAIIQDFSINDAKEVKQIEKITNHDVKAVEYYLKQKCSSNPEVAKVLEFFHFGCTSEDINNLSHALALKEGVNTIMFPVMIDVCSAICSLATENAHVPLLSKTHGQPASPTTLGKEMANFAARLSDIGKSFSEVKILGKFAGAVGNYNADVVAYPEIDWPKMTEEFVRSLGLEFNPYVTQIEPHDYISKLFNLFVQFNIVLTDFDRDMWSYISAGYFKQIPKAGEVGSSTMPHKINPINFENSEGNLSVSNGLLCNLSMKLPISRLQRDLTDSTVLRNLGVGLGHSLLAYKATMQGIKKLEVNKVRLDEDLEQTWEVLAEPIQTVMRRYGIPEPYEKLKEMTRGQAVTKDSIRQFIEGLDLPEDARSSLLKLTPHSYTGEAENLAANIWNVVDLKSGFKIK; encoded by the exons ATGTCGGCGCCGCCCTCTCTCAAGTCCCCGGCCACCGCCGCCTTCCTCGCCTCCCCACGCTTGACCGTCGCCCCGAGAGCCGCCGTGCTCGGCGCCACCGCGCAGCCGCCGCGGCGCCTAAGCTGCTCTGCAGCCGTTGGAGCCGGAGCCAGGGATCTCGAG ATGAGTGCTCCCCTGGACTGGGCGGCGAGGTCGGTGGGGGAGCTGGAGCAAGCGACAGACCTGGACACTTTCTGTATGATGGCGCTATCACCTCTGGACGGCCGGTACTTCAGGTTTATTAAGGACTTGATGCCCTTCTTCAGTGAGTTCGGCCTCATCAGATACCGCGTCTTAGTCGAG GTCAAATGGTTGCTGAAGCTTTCTCAAATTCCTGAGGTCAAGGAGGTGCCACCGTTTAGCGAGGAGGCGCAGCTATTTCTGGATGCAATCATCCAAGATTTTAGCATCAATGATGCTAAAGAAGTGAAACAAATTGAGAAAATAACTAACCATGACGTGAAGGCTGTCGAGTACTATCTGAAGCAGAAATGCAGCTCAAATCCAGAGGTTGCAAAG GTTTTGGAATTCTTCCATTTTGgatgcacttctgaagatatcaacAACTTGTCACATGCATTAGCTCTAAAAGAGGGGGTAAACACAATTATGTTCCCTGTGATGATCGATGTATGCAGTGCAATATGTTCCTTGGCAACGGAAAATGCACACGTCCCTTTGCTGTCTAAAACTCACGGACAG CCGGCATCACCAACAACTCTGGGAAAAGAGATGGCAAATTTTGCAGCCAGATTATCTGATATCGGGAAGAGTTTTTCTGAGGTTAAGATACTAGGGAAATTTGCTGGCGCTGTTGGAAATTACAATGCTGATGTAGTTGCATATCCGGAAATTGACTGGCCTAAGATGACAGAAGAGTTTGTCAGGTCCTTAGGTTTGGAGTTCAATCCTTACGTTACTCAG ATTGAACCTCATGACTATATCTCAAAGCTCTTCAATTTATTTGTCCAGTTTAACATTGTCTTGACTGATTTTGATAGAGACATGTGGTCTTACATATCAGCAGGCTACTTCAAGCAG ATACCAAAGGCTGGTGAAGTTGGATCCTCCACCATGCCTCACAAAATCAATCCCATCAACTTTGAAAATAGTGAAGGCAATCTTAGCGTGTCGAATGGCCTTTTATGTAATTTAAGTATGAAGCTACCAATATCAAGGTTGCAG CGTGATCTCACAGATTCAACTGTTTTGAGAAACTTGGGTGTTGGATTAGGGCATTCACTCTTGGCTTACAAAGCAACAATGCAGGGAATCAAGAAGCTAGAG GTGAACAAAGTCCGTTTAGATGAAGACTTGGAGCAAACATGGGAAGTCCTTGCAGAGCCAATACAGACT GTGATGCGAAGGTATGGGATCCCCGAACCCTATGAGAAACTGAAGGAAATGACCAGAGGCCAGGCTGTGACCAAAGACAGCATACGCCAATTCATTGAAGGTCTTGACCTGCCGGAGGATGCGAGGTCAAGTCTTTTGAAGTTAACACCACACTCTTACACTGGAGAGGCGGAGAATCTGGCTGCAAATATTTGGAATGTGGTTGACCTGAAATCTGGATTTAAGATCAAGTGA